The nucleotide sequence CGAGCACCTTGTTCATATCGGCCCAATCGTCCGGATGCACCACCCGCTTCCACGTCGCAGCCGCTCGCGTCAAATCTTCTTCCGACACAGGCAACTGGGAACGCCACCGCGGCGACATGTAGACCACATCACGTGGAATATCGTAGTCCCACACCCCGTCACGGATGCCGTCCACCGCGAGCTGCCACCGCATTTCACTCTCATGCAACGCGGCAGCAGCCACCTCGCGTTCGGATACGTCACGGCAGATGCAAACTGATTCCCCGTCCGGCAATAAGGTGAGCGTCAGCTCGATCGGAAAGTAAGCCCCATCAAGACGGCGGGCTTTTGCCATCCCGCTCCAGTTTCCCGCCTGCCGCAGTTTCGGACCAATTTCCGCTTCGAGACGGGCCGCTTCGTCAGCATCATGGATGATCTTCCAATCCTTCCCCAGGAGATCCGATTCCGTTTCGAATCCAAACATGCGGTAATGCGCACGATTGAAGTAAAGGTATCGACCGTCCGCATCAATGCGAGCGATGCCATCGACCGCTTCGTCCATGGCCACGACCTGAGCCCTGATCTCGGCTTCGGCGAGGTGGCGTTCGGTAAAATCCACCAGAGTGCCACATAGGGCCAGGACCTTGCCCCGATCGTCCAACCGGGTCCGGATGTTCACCTGCAACCAACGAATGGATCGGTCGGCACAAACCACTCTGAACTCCCGATTGTGAGTGCACTCGGATTCCGCTGCGATCTGCCCCAACCAGTCGGTCATACTGGTGCAGTCGTCTTCGTGCACAAATTCAGCCAACGGATAGGCCAGCGATTCCGCCACGGGATGCCCGGTGACCGTGGTCCAGGCCGGATTGAGAAAAACCAGACGGCCTTGAGCATCCGTCTGGAAAACCACTTCATGTAACCCATCCACCAGCTCTCGATAGCGGTGCTCACTCTCGCGCAGCCGCGACTGATACTGGTTGCGATTGGTGACGTCGTGAAAAATGCATCGCAACGCCTGTAACGCGCCATCGCCTAAGACGATCCGCACGGTGCCCTCGACCTGAATCGTCACTCCCTCGCCACTCCGCAACGCCGTGCTGATATACATCTCGGTCGAACGGCCCTTCGCGATGGTTTCCGTCAGAATGCGGTGAAACCGATCCCGGTGCGGCGGCGCGATCACGTCCAAGTAGGTAAGTTCCCGCGCATCGAAGGCGCTGTGATCCATCGCGTCGCACCACGTGCGATTCACGAAGACGAGCCGGCCCGAGGCATCGGCGCATTGAATCAAATCACTGGTTCCGTCCAAAAGGTCCAACAATTGGCCGGCCGATTCCTGCCGGTCAGCAGCGCCATGCTTAGGGACGGGTTTTGAATTTTGGATCGGGTTGCTTTTCACATCCCCAATCTACCGTTTTATAGGGGTTTTTTCCTATAAGACCCGACCACCAATTCAATCTGGGTAGTAGCACCCAGAAAGTGTAAAAATCAGTCGTCGAGCCGGACGCTAAACGTGACCTCTCCCGTGGCTCCCGGGCGCAATTCGCCCTCGAACGTCCAGGTCAACGCCCCCGTCCCACCCGCACCAGGGTTCGTAAGCGACACGGCGGTAAGCCCTTCCGCCAAAGCGGGGGTAGGTGCCGCCACGAGTTTCGTGAAGGTGGGCGTCATGTCCCGAACCACCAGGTCCGAAATCGGGGCACTGCTCTGATTTTGATACCGAATCGTGTAAGTGAGGGTCTCGCCCGGCAGCGCCAGGTCTTTGTCGACCTCTTTGAAGAGCGTCAGGCCATTCGCGCCGGTATCACCCACTTCGGTGAGATCGGTCCGGCTGGCCGGGGAAAACGTCAACGCGGGCGCGTTGGCCGCCGTGAGTTCGGCGGCGAGCACAGACTGAAATTGAGCGCCCACGGGAGCGGCCACGGGCACGAAAACCTTGGCCACGAGGCCCACGCTTTCGCCCGCCGCCACGTCCAGTGGTCCCGTCACTTGCGGCTCCCCGGGATCGACCTGACCGTTGTTGTTCAAATCCTGGTAGAGAACGGTGGACCACCCGTCGATTGCCGGGGTCGCCCGGGTGGTCACCGTGAACTCCACGCGACCGGTGGTGCCGGCCTCGAAGGTGTGCGGATAAAAAGCCACCGCCCCGGCCTCCACCGTTTGGCGACCCTCGGTGGTGAGTCGGCTCAGCGGCACGTCACCAAAATCAAGACCCACGCGATCAAGTGCCGGATCGTGCGAAAACGTGATGGCATCGGTCGCCGCATCGTAGGTGCCGGCGCTGTCGCCCACGTCGCCACCGGTGGAAACGTGGCCCGTCGCATCCACCGCCCGCACCCGCAAGTCGGTCCCGGCAGGAATACCGCCGTCGACAAAAAATGAATACGTGCCGTCGCCACCGGTTTGGGTGGTCCCGAGGACCGCGCCGGTCGCGACATTTTCCAATCGCAGCGTCACGCCGGTTTGGCCGGGCTCGGCGCCGTTGCGGCGGCCGTCGTTGGCGGTGCCGCCACCGGTGCCGGTATCGACAAAAACGATACCGCTCACGGTCACGCCCGAGGCGAGACCGAAGTTTTGGTTCGTCACATTGGCATCGAGCATGACGACCTGTTCCCGGCGCAGGGTGTTTTGTTCGATCGCCGTCCAGCCCGACGGCACGGCGGCGGGAGTGACGTCGGACAGCGTGGAGTTGTCGTCGATGACGATGTGATACTCGCCCATCATCACATTCGGAAACGTGTAGACGCCGGTGGCCGGATCGACCGTCACCGCTTGGGTGGCCGGGCCACCGGGGGAGTCGGCCGGGATGAGTTTGGCGTAAAGGGTCAGCCCGGTGCCGGCCTCGCCGTTGTCGATAAAGCCATTGCGGTTGTCGTCCCGGTAAACCGTGCCGCCGAGTGCGTAGCCGCACATCTGATCAACGCCATAGACCGTCACATCGATTTCGCCGAGATTAACGCCGAGGCCGTCCAGCACGGGGTCGACCACGTCGGTCAGCGTCGTGCGCAGCGTCGGGCTGAGCGCGTCGCCATAGGTGGAATTCAGGTCGCTCGTAAGCGTCGGGACCAGTTGATCGAACGCGGCTTGGGAAACCGGATCCAGCACGGCTGGTTCCTTCGTCTCAACGTTGATTTCGAGACTGTTGGTGAGTTCGTCGACGATGTTGTCGATCGCGACGGAGCCCACTCCGGCCGTCTGAGTTTCGGAGAAAGGACCGAAGTATTGGAGAATGTAGTAGCCGGCATCCTGACCGCTGGCCGTAGCCCGAGCATTGATTGAGGCCGTGACCGGCTCGCCGGAGAGAGAAAGATCGAGTTCACCAATCTCGGTGTAACCGAAGTCGGACGAGTCGATGGTGGTATTGCGGTCGAAGAAGAAGGCGTCGTCGATGGCACCGAGGTAAACGTCGGCGAGACCGGGCCGAGCGCGCACTTTGACGAAGCTGTTGTCGGCATCGATAACCTCAATCACGCCGTCGCCGCGCCCGACCACTACGTAAAGATCAATCTTGGACAGGGTGGCCTGGTCCACACTGGTGCCCGGCGGCAAGGTGCCGATCGCCGGGCCGAGCGCATCGAGCAACGTCGGCGTGAGATCTTGATTAACCAGATCGACGCTAATCTTGAGGCGCAGACCGGCACTGCGAAAAGTGGTGCCTTCGGGCCCGCAAGTGATGATGGGCGGCTCCTCGACAATGGTGGTGATGGTCACGTTGTTGAGCACATCCCCCACCCCGAGCGCCGCACCGTCAATGACCTGCGGCACCGGCACGACCGTGTTGTCGTAGCTGTATTGTTGGGACGACGCCGTGATGAGATCGAGACCGCCGATCGAGAGCATCGACGGATCCTCGGCATCGATGAAGGAGCCCAACGTGATCGTGCCCGCCGCGTCGTCGACGGGAATGGCGGCCACGGCCGCAGCGGCTTCGGTATCACCCTGGGCGAGGAGCGTGCCGGCGATGGCGTCGAGTAATCCGGCCGGGGTGACGCTGGTGGCAAGGGCCGCCTGGGTGTCGTCCGACCCGGTAAGATTGAGCAGAAGGTTACCCACGTTAACCTCGGCATCGCTGATGCTCTGCAGCTCCGTCGGCGTGAGGTCACCGGTGGTGCCAAACAGCGCACCCGTCGCGGTGTTGAGAATCGTCGCGGTGGGACCATCGACGGTAACGATGTTCGAGCTGATGCCGACACAGGCCGATTTCGGGCAGGCCGCAGCGCTCAGTCTTCCGGCGGAACTGAACCACAGAATCGTCAACGCACTGAACCAAACCAAACTTTTCATGGCAGAAGCATATCGAGTCTGGGGTGAAACGCCTATGAGGACATATCACCGGAGCAAATTGGGTAGTAGCGCCTAGTTTTTGTAAAAATCAGTTATCGAGAACGACGCTGAAAGAGACTTCCCCCGCCGCTCCAGGCAATAGTTCGCCGGCAAACGTCCATGTGAGCGCACCCGTTCCCCCGGCCCCAGGATTGGTGAGCGTTACTGCCGTCAAACCTTCCGCCAGCGGCGGAGGCGGCGCCGCCACGAGTTTGGTGAAGGTGGGGGTGGCATCGCGCACCACCAGTTGTGAAATCGGGGTGCTGCCTTGGTTGGTATAGCGAATCGTGTAGGTGAGGGTTTCACCCGGCAGGGCGAGATCCTTGTCCACTTCCTTGAAGAGAATCAGCCCGTTCGCCCCCGTGTCTCCAACTTCCGTCAAATCGGTGCGCGAGGCTGGCGTAAACGTCAGTGCCGGCGCGTTGGCCGCGGTGAGTTCGGCTGCGAGGACGGAAACGTATTGGGCGCCGATCGGTGCCGCGTCAGGCACCAGCACCTTGACCACCAGATCGACGCGCTCACCGGCCACCACGGCCAGCGGTCCGTCAATCCGGGGCTCGCCGGGTGTGAGTTGGCCGTCGGCGTTGAGATCGTGATAGAGCACGGCGGACCACCCGTCGACCGCTGGGGACGCCCGGGTGGTCACAGTGAACTCCACGTTGCCGGCAGTGCCGGCCTCGAAGGTGTGGGAATAGAATGCAACCGAGCCCGCCTCCGCCGTTTGCCGACCTTCCGTGGTCAAACGGCTGAAGGGCACATCGCCAAAATTGAGTCCCCCACGGCTGCTCACCCCGTCATGCGTGAAGGTGACTGCATCCGTGGCGAGGTCATAGGAACCGGCGCTGTCACCAACCTCGCCACCGGTGGAAACATAGCCGGTCGCATCGACGGACCGCACCCGGAGGGTGGTGCCGGCACTGACCGCGCCGTCGATGGAAAATTCATACGTGCCGTCACCGGCCGTCTGAGTCGTAGCCAGCGTCGCACCGGAGTCGGCGTTTTCGAGGATGACCTTTACTCCGGTCTGACCGACCTCGGCTCCGTCGCGAACACCGTTGTTGGCCACGCCTCCCCCCGCACCGGTATCGATGAACACGCGGCCGGCGACGGTGACACCGTTGGCGAGGCCGAAGTTTTGCTCGATAACATCGGCATCGAACACGATCACGCCGGTGCGCTGGAGCGACGGCTGCTCGGTGGGCGTCCAGCCGGCGGGCGGAACCAGCGGCGTCACGTCGCTGAGCGTGTTGTTGTCGTCGATGATGATATTAAACTCCGCCATGGCCACGCCGCCGAACGTATAGACTCCGGTGGTGAGATCGACCGGCACCGCCTGCACGGCGGGACCGCCAGGAGCATCGGCCCGCACCAACTTGGCGTAGAGGGTAAGCCCCGTTCCGGCCTCTCCCGTATCCAATGTGCTGTTACTATTTATGTCGTGATAGACCGTGCCCGAGATGGAGTAGTCGCACATCAGGTCCAAACCGTAGACCGTGACATCCGCCTCGCCCAGGGTTGCCCCGGAGGCGGAGAGAATGGGATCGACCGCATCGGCCAGCGCCGGGCGCAGCACCGGGCTGAGGGCATCGGCGTAGACCCCGCTGAGCGCCGGAGTTGCGGTGCTCACAATCGTGTTGAAGAGCGTCTGCGAAACGGGATCGAGAGCGGAGGGTTCCTTGAGCGAGATCTGGATCTCCAGATTATCGATCAACGAACTCACCATGTTATCGATCGCCACCGCCCCGTCGCCAACGGTCTGCGTTTCTGCATAGGGACCGAAGTATTGGAGAATGTAATACCCAGTATCCTGTCCGCTCGAAAAGGATCGCGCGCCCACCGAGGCCACCACGGGTTGGCCATTGATGGTCATTTTCAATTCACCAATCTCGCTGAATTCAAAATCGCTGGGTTCGATCACCGACGTGCGGTCAAAGAAGACGCTGTCATCGATTGACCCGAGATAAACGTCGGCGACTCCGGGACGGGCGCGCAGTTTCGCAAAATCGTTGATGGGATCGAGAACTTCCAGCGCTCCATCCGCCCGACCGCTGACAATGGCGAGGTCGATGGACGTGAGCGATACCCCATCGACACTCGTGCCG is from Synoicihabitans lomoniglobus and encodes:
- a CDS encoding PAS domain-containing sensor histidine kinase codes for the protein MKSNPIQNSKPVPKHGAADRQESAGQLLDLLDGTSDLIQCADASGRLVFVNRTWCDAMDHSAFDARELTYLDVIAPPHRDRFHRILTETIAKGRSTEMYISTALRSGEGVTIQVEGTVRIVLGDGALQALRCIFHDVTNRNQYQSRLRESEHRYRELVDGLHEVVFQTDAQGRLVFLNPAWTTVTGHPVAESLAYPLAEFVHEDDCTSMTDWLGQIAAESECTHNREFRVVCADRSIRWLQVNIRTRLDDRGKVLALCGTLVDFTERHLAEAEIRAQVVAMDEAVDGIARIDADGRYLYFNRAHYRMFGFETESDLLGKDWKIIHDADEAARLEAEIGPKLRQAGNWSGMAKARRLDGAYFPIELTLTLLPDGESVCICRDVSEREVAAAALHESEMRWQLAVDGIRDGVWDYDIPRDVVYMSPRWRSQLPVSEEDLTRAAATWKRVVHPDDWADMNKVLDAHFRRETDVFQCEHRILVIGNVYRWIMVRAQATFDENGAPQRLIGTITDITVRKEAEQRLMENLAREKELSEMRQHFVHMASHELRTPLATVSLGLELVLKNLEKLSTTQIRQNVQCAFNGVGELRAILDDLLLLGKADDGQIKCHPTPTELEPLLQKLCGAAGERDKHRHPFVTTGIVAGERVSIDPLLTSHVLSNLLSNACKYSEAGHPVTIAVTREPDHLTLVVKDEGIGIPEADQPQLFGFFVRAGNVAEIAGTGLGLLVVKYCLQAHGGSIEFQSQVGRGTQFTVTLPLNQSEA